The genomic DNA ACTCAAATTCCCAGAGGAATCACAGTTTTCGGCACGAAAACCTTCAGGAGGCCCGAACCCTGGAGGCCGCATCGGTCAACTCAGAATGACCCCTGTCGCCCGGAGTTGACGCTGGCTCACCAGTCTGTTCTGGCTGCGGATGTGCAATCGAGAAGCTGACGGGGTTTCCCTCAACCTGCAGTTGAAGTTGCGTTTCAGAAAAAAGTCGTTGCTTGCTGCCGAGCTGTTTTAACGCTTGAATCGCCAGTTGAATTCCGTAGTAGCTGCGGGCATTTCCCTGAACAATCATGCAGTCATCAGCCAAGTCGAGCGTCACTCCGCGAACCAGCCCGTTTGTCTCATGATGAATCGTTCTGCCAAAAGAATTGAGAAGTTCGTTGCGGTCGCTCCATTGATCGAGAGACATGTTTTCCATCCTTGTCATAAAGAGTTGTGTTATCATCACAACCTCTTGACTAGGCAAACTCGATGCCGCTTTGCACCAATTTCAAATGGAATCTTCCGATCAGGTTTTCACTTCCGAAATGTTGCAGCGTCAAGTCCGTGTCGACTCAGCAATTTGTGCATTCCCTGACGTGACAATCCTGCTTGACGGGCTGCTTGCGACACATTCCCGCCGTGCTTTTCGAGCAGAACCGTCAAGTAAGTATGATCAGCGTTGTCGAGAGCTTCCTCACGAGAAATTTCCGCGAGAACAGAAACAGACCTGAATGCGTTTCCCGCCGTCTCGCGGACCTGTTTCGGTAAGTCTGTCAGTTGAACGGTTTCTGTTCGGGTTAAGGCGACTGCTCGTTCGAGAACGTTACGAAGCTCACGAATGTTGCCTGGCCATTCATAGCGAAGAAAACAGGCCACAACTTCATCGGAGAAACCGGTAATCCGTCTCTCACCTTCCTGGAAGTCCCTTAAAAAACGCTCCGCTAACAACATGACGTCCTCACCACGTTCCCGCAGTGGTGGTAAATCAAGGTGGAGCACTCCCAGCCGATAGAAGAGATCTTGTCGAAATCGCCCTGCGTTGACTTCTTCAAGTAAATCGCGATTTGTCGCACTGATGTAACGAGTATTCACTCTCCGCAATTCGTTCTTCCCGACAGGCGTAAACGCTTGCTCCTGCACGGCACGTAAAAGCTTCGCCTGAGAGGCCATCGGCAACTCGCCGAGTTCATCAAAGAACGCAGTCCCGCGATCACTTCGGCTCAGCAAGCCTTCCTGATCTTTCACTGCACCAGTAAACGCCCCTTTGGCGTGACCAAACAAGACAGACTCAAAGAGCGACTCTGGAATGGCGGTGCAATCGATAATCTGGAAGTTATGGGCGCCTCGCCGACTGTGATTATGGATCGCCTGAGCAATGACCTCCTTGCCTGTGCCGCTTTCTCCGGTAATCAAGACATTTGTGTCAGTCTGGGCGACACGGTCAACAATCTCCAAGACTTCCTGCATCGGCTCGCTGCGACCGATGATCTCCGGGAATTTGGCTGACAAATCCTCGTGACTCGATTCAGACCTTGGAGCTGGGGGAGTCTCTACCACTGGCTGGGCAAGCACGCGACGAACGCTCGCCAACAGGTCTTCATACTTCACCGGCTTCAGAAGATAATCAGCGATGCCAAGCCGTACACTCTCAATCGCTGTCGGTAAGGAGGGTACGCCTGTAATGACGATGAGTGGAATATCCGGCCATTGCATCCGCCCCTGCTGCAACAACTCGAGCTTTAAATTGCCTGGCATGTTCAGGTCAGAGAGAATCAGATCGAACGACTCGCGGCGAAGCCTCTCCATGGCTGCATTTCCGTCTGGCACACAAACACATTCATAACCTGCCTGACGTAACAACTGACCAGTTGTTCGCAAATAGAGTGGTTCGTCGTCAGCGATGAGAATTCGCTTCACTTTGTGTTGATCATTCATTGCTTAAAACCCGACGTGGTACCGAGACCGTCACACAAGCACCATCCTTATTGTTATTACAGATTGTAATTGTGCCCCCCATCGCCTCTGCCAGGCTTCGCGAGACTGACAACCCCAACCCCATCCCCTCACGAGTCCCCGTTTTAGTGCTGTAGAAGGGTTCAAACATTTTCGTGATCACTTCACTCGAAACCCCTTCGCCTTCGTCCTTGACGGCCACGACTGCGCCGGTGCGGGATGTGGAAACTTCCACTTGAACGGAACCGCCCCGTGGGGTTGCCTGAATTGCGTTTCGAACGACGTTTAACAATATCTGCTTCAGTTCACCTTCCCGCAGGATGACCTCAGTCGACTCCAGCTCCCCGGATTTGATGCAATCTTGAGTTGTGGATGTGACTTGCACGTCTGCTTTCTTTGCCAATGGCTGCACGAGGACCACAACATCTGCCACGGTGCGACGCAAATCAAACTGTCTGGGCGACTGCTGACTCGGACGGTAAAGCTGATACATTTGATGAGTAATGGAACTGATTCTCTCAATTTCTCCATCAATCAATTCAAGCAACTCATAGTCTTCATCATCAGGGGAAAGGTGACTTTTGAACAGTGCGAACGCATTGCGAATGCCGGCCAGCGGATTGTTCACCTCATGGGCGACTCCTGCTGCCATTTGCCCCAGAGCGGCCAGTTTTTCCATCTTCAGCCGTTGCTCTTCTAATTGAGCGATCTTGACTGTCCGCTCTTGAACAAGCTGCTCCAGATGTTGATTATAAAGTCGCAATTCTTCGCGCAGGCGGTGACGTTCTGTGACATCTCGCACACTGGCACGATAACCAAGATGCCGTCCCGACTGATCATACATCGGCTGCCATGACACACTGGCCCAGCGGCTGGAGCCGTCACGGTGAGCAACCTGAAACTCCACATCGTTGCCACTTCCGCCAGCGATTGCATCTCGCTGTACCTCTGCAATTTTGTCGCGATCTTCAACAGCGATGAGCGGCAATGGATAATTTTTCATCGCCAGGCATTCATCTGGAGAATACCCGGAGATTCTTTCCACTGAAGTATTGACCCACAACAATTTGCCATCGGGCTGATGCCAACTCTCCCAATCGTATGTGTAATCCGCGATCGCTCGAAACACGAGGTAATCGAGCTCTTCGTTCCCGAGTGGATCATATGGAGGCAGTGGTGGCATACGCTGCATCATATCACAGATAAATCGCTTTTTCTCTAAGGGAACATGACAGGATCGAAAGAAAAATTGGCAGCACTATGTGCAGTACATCAGTCAACTTTTCCTTCGCACAAAGCAACTCTTCAAAAACTCCCTGAAATGAGGAATTTCATCAGTGTTGAAAGTGAAAGCTTAGATATTTGGACCGCTTCTCCACGGTCGCAAAAACATGGAAGTGCTCTGAAATTGAGAAGCAATGTTTGTGCCGCAACATGAACGAATTGGATTCCAGTCACATCACCCAAAATCGGTCCCCAGCAGGTGACAGGTGTCGCTTTCTGGCGACGCCATTTTGAAACACCTTGAGCAGCGACAATCTCTGAACGAAACTGCACCCCCTGCAAAAAAAACCACAATCACTGATCAAGAATCGAAAGAGAAAGACTTCAAAATCAGTCAGAATTGATCGGATGCTCTACTTCGTAGCAAGCAACCGATGAAGCCATGCAGGCGATCTTCACCGACACGTAAAGCTTGGAGGCAAAGATGTCTTAAAGTGCATCACCTTCACTGGCGTCCAAACTGCCGCGAATTGGATCACGGACGTGATTTGCTCGCCAGCTTTTCCAGAGAAGAAGCGCCTTTTCCCTGTCCTGATCAGAAGCGAACCGGGCAGAGTTGGCATAATAAAGATAGCCACTCTTGGGGCGCAACTCGTTGAAGCCGTACTTTTTGGGATCTTGCTTTGTCACATACAGCAAAGCGGCGAGCGCAACGTCACGAATTTGGACAGTCGTCGCTGAATTCTTGAAGCTTCCAGGAAGTTGCGCACTGTCCGAAAGCAACTTCTCCAATTCTTCGATGACATCCTTCCCGCCATACTTCGCCAGATAAAAAATCGAATTCCCGGTATGAATCGCAGATGCCCGCAACTGATGTCGACGTGAGATTCCATCTCGCGCAGCTTCCATCCCAGCATCGAGATCAAAGGTCACAGCATCGCTGAGGAGTTGAATGGGAGAGGTGTGACGGTTCTTGCGAATCCAGATTCCAATCAAACCTTTCAAAACGTCGCTACTTCGTGAACGTAACGCTGCGTCGCGAAAAGTCGCGTCGCTGATCAACATTGTAATGACAGAACTGGCATTCCCGCTCGGCCTGTTCTCCGGGTGACACGCAAGAAAAAGCAAAGCAGCAATCGAACCGGGTTGGATTTGAAGGCTCTGTCTTTGATGCGAAAACGCCTGAAGGTCACTACAACGCTTTTCAAACTGGCTTTGCCAGCCCGGTGCCGAAACAGCGAGCATTAAATCCGTTTCGCTATTC from Thalassoglobus polymorphus includes the following:
- a CDS encoding sigma-54-dependent transcriptional regulator produces the protein MNDQHKVKRILIADDEPLYLRTTGQLLRQAGYECVCVPDGNAAMERLRRESFDLILSDLNMPGNLKLELLQQGRMQWPDIPLIVITGVPSLPTAIESVRLGIADYLLKPVKYEDLLASVRRVLAQPVVETPPAPRSESSHEDLSAKFPEIIGRSEPMQEVLEIVDRVAQTDTNVLITGESGTGKEVIAQAIHNHSRRGAHNFQIIDCTAIPESLFESVLFGHAKGAFTGAVKDQEGLLSRSDRGTAFFDELGELPMASQAKLLRAVQEQAFTPVGKNELRRVNTRYISATNRDLLEEVNAGRFRQDLFYRLGVLHLDLPPLRERGEDVMLLAERFLRDFQEGERRITGFSDEVVACFLRYEWPGNIRELRNVLERAVALTRTETVQLTDLPKQVRETAGNAFRSVSVLAEISREEALDNADHTYLTVLLEKHGGNVSQAARQAGLSRQGMHKLLSRHGLDAATFRK
- a CDS encoding PAS domain-containing sensor histidine kinase, whose translation is MPPLPPYDPLGNEELDYLVFRAIADYTYDWESWHQPDGKLLWVNTSVERISGYSPDECLAMKNYPLPLIAVEDRDKIAEVQRDAIAGGSGNDVEFQVAHRDGSSRWASVSWQPMYDQSGRHLGYRASVRDVTERHRLREELRLYNQHLEQLVQERTVKIAQLEEQRLKMEKLAALGQMAAGVAHEVNNPLAGIRNAFALFKSHLSPDDEDYELLELIDGEIERISSITHQMYQLYRPSQQSPRQFDLRRTVADVVVLVQPLAKKADVQVTSTTQDCIKSGELESTEVILREGELKQILLNVVRNAIQATPRGGSVQVEVSTSRTGAVVAVKDEGEGVSSEVITKMFEPFYSTKTGTREGMGLGLSVSRSLAEAMGGTITICNNNKDGACVTVSVPRRVLSNE